From the genome of Castor canadensis chromosome 4, mCasCan1.hap1v2, whole genome shotgun sequence, one region includes:
- the Arl5a gene encoding ADP-ribosylation factor-like protein 5A isoform X1: MGILFTRIWRLFNHQEHKVIIVGLDNAGKTTILYQFSMNEVVHTSPTIGSNVEEIVINNTRFLMWDIGGQESLRSSWNTYYTNTEFVIVVVDSTDRERISVTREELYKMLAHEDLRKAGLLIFANKQDVKECMTVAEISQFLKLTSIKDHQWHIQACCALTGEGLCQGLEWMMSRLKIR, from the exons ATGGGAATTCTCTTCACCAGGATATGGAGACTGTTCAATCACCAGG agCACAAAGTTATCATTGTTGGGTTGGATAATGCAGGGAAAACTACCATCCTTTACCAATT ttctatgaATGAAGTTGTACATACATCCCCTACAATAGGAAGTAATGTAGAAGAGATAGTGATTAATAACACACGTTTCCTAATGTGGGATATCGGTGGCCAAGAATCTCTTCGTTCTTCCTGGAACACTTACTATACTAACACAGAG tttGTAATAGTTGTTGTGGACAgtacagacagagagagaatttctGTAACTAGAGAAGAACTCTATAAAATGTTAGCACACGAG gACCTAAGGAAAGCTGGGTTGCTGATTTTTGCTAATAAACAAGATGTTAAAGAATGCATGACTGTGGCAGAAATCTCCCAGTTTTTGAAGCTAACTTCTATTAAAGATCACCAGTGGCATATCCAGGCATGTTGTGCTCTTACTGGAGAGGG atTATGCCAAGGACTTGAGTGGATGATGTCACGACTTAAGATTAGATGA
- the Arl5a gene encoding ADP-ribosylation factor-like protein 5A isoform X2: MNEVVHTSPTIGSNVEEIVINNTRFLMWDIGGQESLRSSWNTYYTNTEFVIVVVDSTDRERISVTREELYKMLAHEDLRKAGLLIFANKQDVKECMTVAEISQFLKLTSIKDHQWHIQACCALTGEGLCQGLEWMMSRLKIR; the protein is encoded by the exons atgaATGAAGTTGTACATACATCCCCTACAATAGGAAGTAATGTAGAAGAGATAGTGATTAATAACACACGTTTCCTAATGTGGGATATCGGTGGCCAAGAATCTCTTCGTTCTTCCTGGAACACTTACTATACTAACACAGAG tttGTAATAGTTGTTGTGGACAgtacagacagagagagaatttctGTAACTAGAGAAGAACTCTATAAAATGTTAGCACACGAG gACCTAAGGAAAGCTGGGTTGCTGATTTTTGCTAATAAACAAGATGTTAAAGAATGCATGACTGTGGCAGAAATCTCCCAGTTTTTGAAGCTAACTTCTATTAAAGATCACCAGTGGCATATCCAGGCATGTTGTGCTCTTACTGGAGAGGG atTATGCCAAGGACTTGAGTGGATGATGTCACGACTTAAGATTAGATGA